Within Nakaseomyces glabratus chromosome G, complete sequence, the genomic segment TAGTTAAATacatattttctttttggcTGAATACACACTACCATTCAGTAAAGtactattattatgttGGTCATCTCTAGATCATTAACTATTCCATATGATAATTTTTAAATTGGctatatcttttcttttaagtAAGTATCCTGCACACTTTTCTGTGTGACAAGTGCGAACCCTTAAGGgattaatgaaaataattaatattaaaaataaaaaaaattatcgATGAGCTGGAATTTATGATGAGCCCCGGGGGGATGTGGATGCAAGGATAGTAATCTTGTCTTATAACTAGCCATTGATGGCAAGGTGTGTACACATGACCAAATGGGCTGTCACTGTAActaatattataatttcaaatattcaCTAGGAACTGATGTGTGGGATCGGGGTCCCCTTATTGATCGTGTGCCGATCGGCTAATAACCTCAttccttttatttcttgaattgtAATTATAGACCTTGAAATTTTGCCGTTGCCGTTGCTAGTTGTTTATTGAAGTGTTCTAATTATTTCAAGCTCATTTAAGGAGTGTTGGGATAATAGGATGGGAAAGAAAATGGTAGTAATGATATCAACTATCAGACATGAAAATAAGGAATCTGGTCATATCCCCTGCTCTAAATAATGTGATATGAAAAGAATGTTTTTTGAATTATAGagtaatattattatattaaaaattatcaaaatgatACTTATAGAAGATATGGAgataaagtaaataaaaattaaaggAAAATTATCTTTTGATATGGGTTCGATTGGATTGATGTGTTTCTTTATAATTTGTGTTTCATTAAGAGTTGTGTCGTCACAACAAATAAGAACaaacaaattaaaaagacgcttgaattttttttaaggatattatcaaaatgatAGTAAACCAGAATTAGGAAAGTAGGTGAAATATgtctttctcttttcttatGCTAATTGTTGTTAAGCTTTGGGTATGCCTAGCACACATTCTGGCTATTGCTACTACCAGGGggtatttttattattaatgtAAATTAGTGTGATTAAAACGATAAATTAAGAAAATAATTGAGTGGAAACAACtagttttatttgttttgaatttttagAAGCAATGCCAGtttaaaacaaaaacatatgataatatttcGATATACGTATGCTATCGAAACATAAGTTGAATgaaacttgaagaaacaaaacTAAAACCTTACAATCCCATTTTCTGtgtttaaatttttttttttgtcttttaaGTTTTTTTCATGTTATTGCTGATATCTTTGTCTTGGAGTCCAAGCAGTTCGATGAATGACTGTATGACGTCAGAAATTAGATcatataatacaaaatGGTTAGTTATTTAGCCAAGCACTGCAATAGCCAATACAACTAAACATTTCTAAGTTTGGACACCTTCAACCACCTTTTCATGGGATTCCTCTTCCGCCATCACACCAGCTGGAGTTTCGTGTTTCTTAGTTCTTAGCTTTCTGAAAAAGGTACGGCCAGAAGATGGTTGGCTTTCAACAGGTGGTACAGCACCGACCACTTCGGTGTCAGAATAGACGTCAGTAGTTCTGTACTTGTTATACTTCTCCTTTCTTCTAGTAATAGCATCGATCATAGTCCAAATAGAAGATACACCCATTAGGAAAACAGTAGTCCATAGGAAAGCAAAGTTCTTAGCACCCATCTTTGCATGTCTGTCGTCGTGGTGGAATGCATTCTTAGCTTTGGCATAACAACCAGTGTACAAACAAGCAGCCAATGTAATGAAGAACCATGACAGCCAGCACAACACACAAGTTGTGATGCTCAATGGTCTAGCCAACTTGAAGATACTTAGGAATATTGGGACAATAGCCAACACGGTGAAGAAAAGGGATATCAACAACATAGCCCAGCCGACCTTAGACAAGTAGTAGTATGTCTTTCTGTGGTCAATGAAAGTTCTTGGCATGTTGGGGGATTCACCGAAGTTATCCTTTGGAGAAAATGGTTTGTCGGCACCTTTGTCGGAACAGTCGTAAGTCTCATGGTCTGCATAACCACAGTACATGTAGTTGTACCATCTTGTGACATCTGGGGCATCATTAAAACCACTGGTGTCAGCTTCGAACCAGtaaaaattcttcaaagtaCCAGAATCACGGGCACCTGACAGGATTAGGAAGAAAGATAGTAGACCTGCACCTACTATAAACAAACACACAATAGCGTTTACAAATCTTTTGTATTGCATTATGAGTACTTT encodes:
- the FMP45 gene encoding Fmp45p (CAGL0G05566g~Ortholog(s) have role in ascospore formation, cellular response to drug, fungal-type cell wall organization), whose product is MQYKRFVNAIVCLFIVGAGLLSFFLILSGARDSGTLKNFYWFEADTSGFNDAPDVTRWYNYMYCGYADHETYDCSDKGADKPFSPKDNFGESPNMPRTFIDHRKTYYYLSKVGWAMLLISLFFTVLAIVPIFLSIFKLARPLSITTCVLCWLSWFFITLAACLYTGCYAKAKNAFHHDDRHAKMGAKNFAFLWTTVFLMGVSSIWTMIDAITRRKEKYNKYRTTDVYSDTEVVGAVPPVESQPSSGRTFFRKLRTKKHETPAGVMAEEESHEKVVEGVQT